Below is a genomic region from Leucobacter exalbidus.
CCAGGCGTTCCACCAAGCGCTCGGCCGAGGCCTTCGCCCCCGTCGCCGTCATGCCGTGCAGGCGGCCGAGGTACACGAGCTGCTCGAGCACCTTCATCTTGGGGTACAGCCCGCGTTCCTCTGGCATATAGCCGAAGCCCGCGCGGTCGGCGGCGGTGATGGGGGCACCGTCGATGGTGATCGTTCCGGTGTCTGCCGCGAGCACTCCGAGCAGAATGCGCATGGTGGTGGTTTTGCCCGCGCCGTTGGCCCCCACGAAACCGGTCATGCGGCCCGCGGCGACACTAAAGCTCACGCCGTCGAGCACGCGGCGGGAACCGAACGTGCGGCTGACTCCTTGAATCTCAATCATCAACGTTCCTCTCGTTATGTGTTCCAGCTTGGCCTGCCACCGCGGTGCGGCGCCTCCCCCGCAAGGCGGAACTTGCGCGGGTGTCAGAGGAGATTCGCACCGAGCAAGGCGTGTTCCCGCCGCATCTCCCCGCACATCTCCCCGCGCATCTCCCTCGCACGGGGGAAGCGGCTCACCGCGCCAGTTCACTACCCTGGAATCATGACGGTCACCACGCGAGAGCCCAGCCACGGCACCTGGACTCGCCCCCGGCCCACGCGCGAGGGGCTGCGCTTCGATGTCATCCTTGCCGTTGCCCTGGCCCTCGCGGCCACGACCACCGCGCTGCTGTACGACCGGGTCGGCATCTACGCCGAAACCGCTCCCATATGGGTGTGGATTGTGGGCCTCGGGCTGTCGACCCTGCCGCTCGCCGCTCGGCGCATCTGGCCCGTGCCCGTCGCGATTCTCGTGTCGATCGGGTTCTTTGTCTGCGGGCAATTCGCTGTGCCCGAGCTACTGATTGTCAACATCAGCCTCTTTATCGGCCTCTACGCGGTCGGCGCGTGGGAGCCCCGGCGTGCGCTCGCAATCTGGAGCCGCATCGCCATCAGCCTGGCGATGGTGGTGTGGCTGCTGGTCTCGCTGATCATCGCCTCGTCGAACACCGAGGCGATGCCCGAGGTGTCGCGCAGCGGCATCTTCTCGGCCTTCGCCACCTACGCCGTCATTCAGATCATCACGAACCTGATCTACTTCAGCGGCGCGTTCATGTTCGGCAACCGATCGTGGCAGGCAGCCCGCGCGCAGGCGCAGCTCGAGGCGCAGGGGCACGAGCTCGCGCTCGAACGACGCACGAGCGCCGAGCAGGCGGTAGCCCTCGACCGCATCGAAATTGCGCGTGAACTGCACGATGTCGTCGCGCACCATGTCTCAGTGATGGGCATTCAAGCGGCGGCGGCCAGGCGGCTGCTGGAAAAGGACGCCGAATCGGGGCGCGAACGGGCCCAGCAGGCACTCTTGGTTGTTGAAACGAGCGCAGAAACTGCCATCGCTGAGCTGCGCGGCCTCGTGGGCACGCTGCGGGCGCCAGAGCCCAGCGCCACCGCCTCCACCATCGGCATCGCGCAACTACCCGCGCTCGTCGCGGCGTCGCAAGGGGCCGGAGTGCCCGCCACGCTCATCATCGCGGGCACGCCGCACCCGCTGCCCATGCTCATCGACGTCGCGCTCTACCGCGTCGCGCAAGAGGCCCTCACGAACGTGCGCAAGCACGCGGGTCGCGGCGCCGAGGCGACCGTGCGACTCAGGTTTGAGACGGGCGCGGTCGAGCTCGAGGTCAGCGACACCGGCATCGCGCAACGGCTCGCGGCGGGAGCTGCCGCGGGTGCTGGTGGGTCTGCCGCAAGCTCCGGATCAGGCCTCGGCCTGCGCGGCATGCGTGAGCGCGCGGGCGCCGTGGGCGGCACCGTTGAGGTGGGCCGGCGCGAAACCGGTGGGTTCTTGGTGCGCGTGCGGGTGCCGCTGCGCGAGCCCAGCCCGGCACCGGGCTCCGCTGCCGGGCCTGCATCCACGACTGTGCTTGCTCCGGCCCCTACTCCTATACCTGCATCAGCATCCGTCACCATTCCCGCGGAGGATCTCGCATGATTCGTGTACTGGTGGTTGATGACCAGGCGCTCGTGCGATCGGGGTTTCGCATCATCCTCGAAACCGAGCCCGACATCGAGGTGGTGGGCGAAGCGGCCGACGGCGCCGAAGCGGTGCAGCTCGCGGCGGCGCTCACCCCCGACGTCATCTGCATGGACGTTGAAATGCCGGGCCTCGACGGTATCGAGGCATCCAAACGCATTCTCGGCTCCGCGCGCTCCGGCAACTCCGGCAACTCCGGCAACTCCGGCAAGTCTGCCCCGCCCGCCATCTTGATCCTCACCACGTTTGGGCACGAGCAGTATCTCTTCGACGCCCTCGCCGCCGGCGTCAGCGGGTTCCTGGTGAAAACGGCCCGGGCCGAGCAACTCATCGATGCCGTGCACGAGCTCGCGGCCGGCGGCGCCCTGCTCGGCCCCGATGTCACCCGCGCGGTGATGGAACGCGCGGCTCAGCGTGACGCGGCAGCAGCGGGCGGCACGGCGGCGGGAGGCACGGCGGCGGGAGGCACGGCAGGATCCGGAGCAGCGTCATGCCCCCTCGACGCCGCAGGCCTCACCGAGCGCGAACGCGAGGTGCTGCGGTGGCTCGCGACCGGGGCGTCGAACGCCGAGATCGCGGCCGCATTGTTCGTGGGCGAGGCCACCGTGAAAACCCACGTCTCCAACCTGCTGCAGAAATTGGGGGCGCGCGACCGCATCCAGGCGGTCGTGTGGGCGCACACCCACGGCATCGAGCCACACGAATGAGCGGGCGTGATTTGATCCGGATCGCGCCCCTCGCCGCGGGCTCACGCCCCGGCGCGCTTCGCCCATGCTTCGGCGCCGTAATGTTCAGTCATGTCTCAGGCGTGACTGGGCTGATGCGGGGGCCCAAGAACTAGTCTGGAGAGAGCTCGCTCCTGGGGGCTATTCGCCTTGGGGGCGCGAGCCGCTTGCCGCGCTACGTTGCCGCGACCGAGACCAGTCACCGACGACACGATTCGCACATTGCGAAGGAGGCCACCATGTCTGACCTACAGCCCGCCGAGCCCGCCACCACGGCTGCCGCAGCTCCCGTCGCCACCGCGTTCAGCGACGCCCACGCCGTCTGGCACGCCGAAGTCGAGGCGGCCCGCACCGCCCCCTATGGTGCGCTCACCGCGACCGCCATGCACTGGCTCGAGGGAGATGCGGGCGAGGCCCGCGAGCTGCCCGGGCTACCCGGTGAGTGGCGTGCGTACCCCGATGGGCTCGTGACCGTCGTGGTCACCGAGGCCGACGGAATTTCGCAGGCGGGGCAGCCCGTAGCGGGCGAGGTGCGGGTGGGCCCGCTGACCGGGCTCGCCTCGGCCACCCTCACCTGGGGTGACATTTTGATTGAGATCGCAGCCCGCTCGGGCGCGATTGCGGTGCGACCCCGTGACCCGCAGGCTGCGGCGCGCGTGGAGTACACGGGCACCCCCGTGTTTGCCCCGAACCGTGACTGGGTGGTGTCGGCCGAGTTCGAATCTGACCCGCGCGCGAGCGTTGAGATTGATTCGGCGGCGGCCGGCCGGTTGCAGCACTATGACTCCCCCGGGCGGGCGGTTTTCACGGTCGGCGGCGAGCGCGTGGCCCTCACCCTGTTTGGGTCGGCGGCGGGCGGTGACCTGCGCGCCATCTTCTCTGACGCGTCACCCGAGACGTTCGACGCGACCCGCTTCGTGGGGGTGACTGCGCGCGAGGGCGGTCTCGTGATCGATTTCAACCGGGCCGTGAACCCACCGTTTGCGTACACCGAGCACGCGACCTGCCCGTTCCCGCCCGCCGAGAACCGGCTGCCGGTGCCCGTCGAGGCCGGCGAGAAGCGCCCCAACGCGTAGGCATGGCGTAGCGACGCGGGGTCGTGGCGGCTACGGCCGCTGCGACCCCGCGAAGCACTCGCGCACCTCGACGCGGGCGGTGAGCCCGCGCGCGATCCGCTCGCCGAGCGCGTAGGCGCGTGCCGGGTCAGTCACCCGCACCGCCCACACGCGCGTCAGCGACGAACCTCCGCCCGCAGCGGGCAGGCCGTCTGCGCCGAACTGCTGCGCACGACCGGGTTCGTCGAGCACCTCGCTCCACTCGAGCTCAGACGACGCGGCGAGCTCATCTTCAAGCGCGGCCGCAAAGGTGACGGCCGCCTCGATCTGGGCGGCGCTGCGCCCGGCGTGCACCAATCTCGCGGATGCTTCCCCCGTATGCGCTGCTCCGTGCACCATCAGTAGGTATCGCATGGCCCGCTCCGTTTCCCGGGCCCGACCTCAGTGACGTGCCCGCAATTGGTACGTCAATGGTGTCACGAAGCAGCGCGCAGGTCGAGGGGTCAGCTACTGCACTTCGTCGCGTGCGCCCGCCACCAACCGGTCGATGGTCTGCTGCGCACTCGCGAGCGCCACGGCCGACTCCTCGGGGCGGTTCAAATACCCGTGCGTGGTGCCCGCCTGCGTGTACTCCAGCACCCGCACCCCGGCCACCGCGAGCTGCTCGGCAAACTGCTCCCCCGACGCCCGCAGGTCGTCAATATCGGCGTTCACGATCACCGTGGGCGGCAAAAGTGC
It encodes:
- a CDS encoding response regulator; translation: MIRVLVVDDQALVRSGFRIILETEPDIEVVGEAADGAEAVQLAAALTPDVICMDVEMPGLDGIEASKRILGSARSGNSGNSGNSGKSAPPAILILTTFGHEQYLFDALAAGVSGFLVKTARAEQLIDAVHELAAGGALLGPDVTRAVMERAAQRDAAAAGGTAAGGTAAGGTAGSGAASCPLDAAGLTEREREVLRWLATGASNAEIAAALFVGEATVKTHVSNLLQKLGARDRIQAVVWAHTHGIEPHE
- a CDS encoding DUF1684 domain-containing protein, which codes for MSDLQPAEPATTAAAAPVATAFSDAHAVWHAEVEAARTAPYGALTATAMHWLEGDAGEARELPGLPGEWRAYPDGLVTVVVTEADGISQAGQPVAGEVRVGPLTGLASATLTWGDILIEIAARSGAIAVRPRDPQAAARVEYTGTPVFAPNRDWVVSAEFESDPRASVEIDSAAAGRLQHYDSPGRAVFTVGGERVALTLFGSAAGGDLRAIFSDASPETFDATRFVGVTAREGGLVIDFNRAVNPPFAYTEHATCPFPPAENRLPVPVEAGEKRPNA
- a CDS encoding histidine kinase — translated: MTVTTREPSHGTWTRPRPTREGLRFDVILAVALALAATTTALLYDRVGIYAETAPIWVWIVGLGLSTLPLAARRIWPVPVAILVSIGFFVCGQFAVPELLIVNISLFIGLYAVGAWEPRRALAIWSRIAISLAMVVWLLVSLIIASSNTEAMPEVSRSGIFSAFATYAVIQIITNLIYFSGAFMFGNRSWQAARAQAQLEAQGHELALERRTSAEQAVALDRIEIARELHDVVAHHVSVMGIQAAAARRLLEKDAESGRERAQQALLVVETSAETAIAELRGLVGTLRAPEPSATASTIGIAQLPALVAASQGAGVPATLIIAGTPHPLPMLIDVALYRVAQEALTNVRKHAGRGAEATVRLRFETGAVELEVSDTGIAQRLAAGAAAGAGGSAASSGSGLGLRGMRERAGAVGGTVEVGRRETGGFLVRVRVPLREPSPAPGSAAGPASTTVLAPAPTPIPASASVTIPAEDLA